Proteins encoded in a region of the Haloarcula sp. CBA1129 genome:
- a CDS encoding Single-stranded DNA binding protein, with amino-acid sequence MSLEDHAEELASDLGVDKEEVTRDLENLVNYSVPMDEAKQSLRRKYGDGSSGNDGTPSSKAISEVSTDDSNVTVTAVVLTSGRRSIQYNGEQHVIREGELADETGKISYTAWDGFSGDLQPGQTVRLGNAGVREWDGRPELNLGDSTDPEVVDETLDIDYDVGGRAALQDLAPGDRGITVEVQVLECEQKVIDGRDGETTILSGVLGDESGRLPFTDWEPHDEIEEGASVRLEETFVREFRGAPSVNVSEFSAVTALDRTVEVAEDAPRLSIRGAVESGGLFDVELAGNVIEVRDGSGLIERCPECGRVVQNGQCRSHGAVEGEDDLRTKAILDDGTDTVTAVLDDELTARVYGGDLDDAREHARDAMDKEVVADRIADRIVGREYVVRGSLSVDEYGANLTASTFTEADDDPATRAQALLQEADT; translated from the coding sequence ATGTCTCTCGAAGACCATGCCGAGGAGCTCGCCTCCGACCTCGGTGTTGACAAAGAGGAGGTCACACGCGACTTGGAAAACCTCGTCAACTACTCCGTCCCGATGGACGAGGCCAAGCAGAGCCTCAGACGGAAGTACGGCGATGGCAGCTCCGGCAACGACGGAACGCCGTCGAGCAAGGCCATCAGCGAGGTCTCGACCGACGACTCGAACGTGACAGTCACCGCCGTGGTGCTCACGTCGGGTCGCCGGTCCATCCAGTACAACGGGGAACAGCACGTCATCCGCGAGGGCGAACTCGCCGACGAGACGGGGAAGATATCCTACACAGCTTGGGACGGTTTCTCCGGAGACCTCCAGCCGGGCCAGACCGTCCGGCTCGGCAACGCCGGCGTCCGCGAGTGGGACGGCCGGCCGGAGCTCAATCTGGGCGACAGCACCGACCCCGAGGTCGTCGACGAAACCCTCGACATCGACTACGATGTCGGTGGCCGCGCTGCGCTGCAGGACCTCGCACCGGGCGACCGCGGTATCACTGTCGAGGTGCAAGTACTGGAGTGCGAGCAGAAGGTCATCGACGGCCGCGACGGCGAGACGACGATTCTCAGCGGCGTCCTCGGCGACGAGAGCGGCCGGCTCCCCTTTACTGACTGGGAACCCCACGATGAAATCGAGGAGGGCGCATCCGTGCGCCTCGAAGAGACGTTCGTCCGCGAGTTCCGTGGCGCACCATCGGTGAACGTCTCCGAGTTCTCAGCAGTGACCGCGCTGGACCGCACGGTCGAGGTGGCCGAAGACGCGCCGCGGCTGTCGATCCGCGGGGCCGTCGAGAGCGGCGGCCTGTTCGACGTGGAGCTGGCCGGCAACGTCATCGAGGTGCGGGACGGCTCCGGTCTCATCGAGCGCTGTCCCGAGTGTGGCCGCGTCGTCCAGAACGGCCAGTGCCGCTCTCACGGCGCTGTCGAGGGCGAGGACGACCTGCGGACGAAAGCCATTCTCGACGATGGAACCGACACCGTCACCGCGGTACTTGACGACGAGCTGACTGCCCGAGTGTACGGCGGTGACCTCGACGACGCCCGCGAGCACGCCCGCGACGCGATGGATAAAGAGGTGGTCGCTGACCGCATCGCCGACCGCATCGTCGGCCGCGAGTACGTCGTCCGCGGGTCACTGTCGGTCGACGAGTACGGCGCGAACCTCACTGCCTCGACCTTTACCGAGGCCGACGACGACCCGGCGACGCGTGCGCAGGCCCTGCTACAGGAGGCGGACACATGA
- a CDS encoding metallophosphoesterase yields the protein MRVEPLPDVPAATVDTDGERLLAVADYHAGIEAGLRYEGVELQSAAEDRRERLLECLDRARADRLVVVGDLGHAIGDPFEDERAEFQALFDTLDVPVTLVKGNHDGSLEPVLSDLNADIEVTPGHGTRIGAVGFAHGHTWPSPDVLDADVVCVGHEHPVVRLEDSVGGTQKERAWLRGSLVAGPFAEQFDQPVEDTPDIVVFPAFNDRSGGTWVNVDGQEFLAPFLPEGMTDVEAFLLDGTRLGAYRQV from the coding sequence ATGCGTGTCGAACCGCTTCCCGACGTTCCAGCGGCTACCGTTGACACCGACGGGGAGCGACTGCTGGCGGTGGCCGACTACCACGCTGGCATCGAGGCGGGGCTCAGATACGAGGGCGTTGAACTCCAGTCGGCCGCCGAGGACCGCCGTGAACGACTGCTGGAGTGTCTGGACCGCGCCCGGGCCGACCGGCTAGTGGTCGTCGGCGATCTGGGCCACGCCATCGGCGACCCCTTCGAGGACGAACGGGCGGAATTCCAAGCACTGTTCGACACCCTCGATGTGCCTGTGACACTGGTGAAAGGGAACCACGACGGCAGTCTGGAGCCGGTCCTGTCTGACCTCAACGCCGATATCGAGGTGACGCCGGGACATGGCACCCGTATCGGTGCTGTCGGGTTCGCCCATGGCCACACTTGGCCTTCGCCGGACGTGCTCGACGCCGATGTCGTCTGTGTCGGCCACGAACATCCGGTCGTCCGGTTGGAAGACAGTGTCGGCGGCACTCAGAAGGAGCGGGCTTGGCTCCGCGGCTCGCTCGTTGCCGGCCCCTTCGCCGAGCAGTTCGACCAGCCGGTCGAGGACACACCGGATATCGTCGTCTTCCCGGCGTTTAACGACCGCTCCGGGGGGACGTGGGTCAACGTCGACGGGCAGGAATTTCTGGCTCCGTTCCTGCCAGAGGGCATGACAGATGTCGAGGCGTTCCTGCTCGATGGCACGCGGTTGGGGGCCTACCGGCAGGTCTGA
- a CDS encoding class 1 fructose-bisphosphatase gives MNTLDEIERAVKDTAHYVSGNLANYANRSAGENPSGEQQVGGDVWADDLFFDALAYIDGIGAYASEERSDVVDCGEGYSIAIDPLDGSSNLASNNSVGTIIGVYDAELPAAGREMVASLMVLYGPYTTLTIARSDREVVQEHLLRDGHSERWGQFELPAEATVVGLAGKTGERSDAFNDIAQSFERDLKLRYGGATVADLAQVLEYGGLFGYPETTGYPNGKLRVHFESAPLAYLVEAAGGASSDGSQSLLDVEPDGIHDRTPTFLGNTELVDELETALSEV, from the coding sequence GTGAACACGCTCGATGAGATCGAACGGGCGGTGAAGGATACGGCGCATTATGTCAGCGGCAATCTGGCGAACTACGCCAACAGATCGGCCGGCGAGAACCCAAGCGGGGAGCAACAGGTCGGTGGTGACGTGTGGGCCGACGACCTGTTTTTCGACGCCCTCGCGTATATCGACGGTATCGGCGCATATGCGAGCGAGGAGCGTAGCGACGTGGTCGACTGTGGTGAGGGCTACAGCATCGCTATCGATCCGCTCGATGGCTCCTCGAACCTCGCCTCGAACAACTCCGTAGGGACGATAATCGGAGTCTACGACGCTGAGCTGCCCGCGGCAGGCCGGGAAATGGTCGCGTCGCTGATGGTGCTGTACGGCCCATACACGACGCTGACTATTGCACGGTCCGACCGCGAGGTCGTTCAGGAACACCTCCTCCGAGACGGTCACAGCGAGCGCTGGGGGCAGTTCGAACTGCCGGCGGAGGCGACGGTGGTCGGATTAGCGGGCAAGACCGGCGAGCGAAGCGATGCATTCAATGATATCGCGCAGTCGTTCGAGCGGGACCTGAAGCTCCGTTACGGCGGCGCGACCGTCGCCGATCTGGCTCAGGTGCTCGAGTATGGCGGGCTGTTCGGCTATCCCGAGACGACGGGGTATCCAAACGGCAAGCTTCGAGTCCACTTCGAATCAGCGCCGCTCGCGTACCTCGTCGAGGCGGCCGGCGGGGCTTCCAGCGACGGCTCCCAGTCCTTGCTTGACGTCGAACCGGACGGCATCCACGACCGGACGCCCACGTTCCTCGGTAATACCGAACTGGTCGACGAGCTCGAAACGGCGCTCTCGGAAGTCTAG